One Carassius auratus strain Wakin chromosome 16, ASM336829v1, whole genome shotgun sequence genomic window carries:
- the LOC113116146 gene encoding membrane progestin receptor alpha-B: MATVVMEQIGRLFINAQQLRQIPRFLESAFPKLPCTVMVSDVPWVFRESHIFTGYRPPDQNWRYYFLTLFQRHNESVNVWTHLLASLIILVKFQELSETVDFLRDPHAQPLFILLLAAFTYLGCSALAHLLSAKSELSHYTFYFLDYVGVAVYQYGSALAHFYYVIEQEWHAQVRSFFLPAAAFLAWLSCTGCCLGKYASPSLPKFVHKLFQVVPSGLAYCLDISPVLHRIYKCYSCEQGCADQAVVYHCYQVVSFLISAYFFSYPHPERWFPGRCDFIGQGHQVFHVFLVLCTLVQIEAVRLDFSERKPFYESLHGDLAHDAVALFIFTACCSALTAFYVRKRVKAYLEDKQE, from the coding sequence ATGGCGACGGTTGTGATGGAGCAGATTGGGCGGCTGTTCATCAACGCACAGCAGCTTCGCCAAATCCCCCGTTTCCTGGAGTCAGCCTTCCCTAAACTGCCTTGTACTGTGATGGTGAGCGATGTGCCGTGGGTTTTCCGTGAGTCGCATATATTCACGGGCTACAGGCCGCCCGACCAGAACTGGCGCTACTACTTCCTCACTCTGTTCCAGAGGCATAATGAGTCAGTAAATGTGTGGACACACCTGCTGGCCTCCCTCATTATCTTAGTCAAATTTCAGGAGCTGTCAGAAACCGTGGACTTCCTGCGAGACCCACACGCCCAGCCGCTGTTCATCCTGCTTTTAGCCGCCTTCACCTACCTGGGCTGCAGCGCGCTTGCCCACCTGCTCTCGGCCAAGTCTGAGCTCTCCCACTACACCTTTTATTTTTTGGACTATGTTGGTGTAGCCGTATACCAGTATGGCAGCGCCCTGGCCCACTTCTATTACGTCATCGAACAAGAATGGCACGCTCAAGTGCGAAGTTTTTTCCTGCCAGCTGCGGCCTTCCTGGCCTGGCTGTCCTGTACGGGCTGCTGCTTAGGCAAGTACGCCAGCCCAAGCTTGCCCAAATTCGTTCACAAGCTATTCCAAGTGGTTCCCTCGGGCCTGGCCTACTGTTTAGACATCAGCCCAGTGCTCCATCGCATCTATAAATGCTACAGCTGCGAACAAGGCTGTGCTGACCAGGCGGTGGTGTACCACTGCTACCAGGTTGTCTCCTTTTTAATCAGCGCCTACTTCTTCTCATACCCCCATCCTGAGCGCTGGTTCCCTGGACGTTGCGACTTCATCGGGCAGGGCCATCAGGTCTTCCACGTGTTCCTTGTGCTCTGCACTCTAGTGCAGATCGAAGCCGTGCGACTGGATTTTAGCGAGAGGAAACCTTTCTATGAAAGTCTCCATGGAGACTTGGCTCATGATGCAGTGGCTCTTTTTATCTTCACAGCGTGTTGCAGCGCACTCACTGCGTTCTATGTGCGCAAACGGGTGAAGGCGTATCTAGAAGACAAGCAGGAGTAG
- the LOC113116145 gene encoding stathmin, with protein MASSGDIQVKELDKRASGQAFEVILSPSAPDAKGEFPLSTPKKKEVSLDEIQRKLEAAEERRKNHEAEVLKHLAEKREHEKEVLQKAMEENNNFSKMAEEKLNQKMEANKENRTARMAALNEKFKEKDKKLEEVRKNKETKEGAEGEN; from the exons ATGGCGTCCTCTGGAG ATATTCAGGTTAAGGAACTGGACAAGCGTGCCTCAGGACAGGCTTTTGAAGTCATCCTGAGTCCTTCGGCTCCAGATGCCAAGGGAGAATTCCCACTTTCTACCCCCAAGAAGAAGGAGGTATCTCTGGACGAGATCCAGAGAAAACTGGAAGCGGCAGAGGAGAGACGCAAG AACCACGAGGCAGAGGTCCTGAAGCACTTAGCTGAGAAACGAGAGCATGAGAAGGAGGTCCTTCAGAAAGCAATGGAGGAGAACAACAACTTCAGCAAGATGGCAGAGGAGAAACTTAACCAGAAAATGGAAGCCAACAAAGAAAACCGCACAGCACGCATGGCAGCTCTGAATGAGAAATTCAAAGAGAAG GACAAGAAGCTCGAAGAGGTACGaaagaacaaagaaacaaaagagGGGGCAGAGGGTGAAAACTAA